The following coding sequences lie in one Fimbriimonadaceae bacterium genomic window:
- a CDS encoding DUF1343 domain-containing protein, whose protein sequence is DNMIEWEGYTDPRTGLRFYSLYGEHRKPTPAMLEGVDVLVYDVQEVGARYYTFIWTLALCLEACREAGVPVLVLDRPNPIDGVTVEGPGADPAYASFVGLYPLPVRHGMTVGEVGRLLVERYIPGAEIDVVETDGWDRRDLFPATGLPWALPSPNMPTPDTALVYPGQCLLEGTKLSEGRGTTRPFEIFGAPYIDGWRLAEELNATGLGGVVFRPVQFQPTFQKHKGEVCQGCFIHVSDPGTFQPVRATVALLHTVRRLWPDAFAWQDPPYEYEHTLMPVDILWGGPWLREGVDAGTPLATLFERMDDSLADWAGPKAPC, encoded by the coding sequence AGGACAACATGATCGAGTGGGAGGGTTACACCGACCCGCGCACGGGCCTGCGCTTCTATTCGCTGTACGGCGAGCACCGCAAGCCGACCCCGGCGATGCTGGAGGGGGTGGACGTGTTGGTCTACGACGTGCAGGAGGTGGGGGCCCGTTACTACACGTTCATCTGGACTCTGGCGCTGTGTCTGGAGGCGTGCCGGGAGGCGGGGGTGCCGGTGCTGGTGCTCGACCGGCCCAACCCGATCGACGGGGTGACGGTGGAGGGCCCGGGGGCCGACCCGGCCTACGCGAGCTTTGTCGGGCTGTACCCGTTGCCGGTGCGGCACGGCATGACGGTGGGCGAGGTGGGCCGTCTGTTGGTGGAGCGGTACATCCCCGGGGCCGAGATCGACGTGGTGGAGACGGACGGGTGGGACAGGCGCGACCTTTTTCCCGCGACGGGGCTGCCTTGGGCGCTGCCGAGCCCGAACATGCCGACGCCCGACACCGCCCTGGTTTATCCGGGGCAGTGCCTGCTGGAGGGCACGAAGCTGAGCGAGGGCCGGGGGACGACGCGGCCCTTTGAGATCTTTGGCGCGCCCTACATTGACGGCTGGCGGTTGGCCGAGGAACTGAACGCCACCGGTCTGGGGGGCGTGGTGTTCCGGCCGGTGCAGTTCCAGCCGACCTTCCAGAAGCACAAGGGCGAGGTGTGCCAGGGGTGTTTTATCCATGTGTCCGACCCGGGCACGTTCCAGCCGGTGCGGGCGACGGTGGCGTTGTTGCACACGGTGCGCCGGCTGTGGCCCGACGCCTTTGCCTGGCAAGACCCGCCGTATGAGTACGAGCACACCTTGATGCCGGTGGACATCTTGTGGGGTGGGCCGTGGCTGCGCGAGGGGGTGGACGCGGGGACGCCGTTGGCGACGCTTTTTGAGCGGATGGACGACTCTTTGGCGGACTGGGCGGGGCCGAAGGCCCCCTGTTAA